From a single Cyanobacteria bacterium FACHB-DQ100 genomic region:
- a CDS encoding VOC family protein, producing MKEFQLQGINHLALVCKDMTRTIDFYCNTLGLRLIKTIQIPEGGQHFFFDIGNGDALAFFWFPQAPESAPGIASVNPAALQTGDIRTAHGSMNHVAFRVQPEKLDEYRGRLIAKGIQATPVLHHADVPSGYVPEADESTFISSFYFFDPDGILLEFAATVRELGDPERDLNQMPDTAQTF from the coding sequence ATGAAAGAATTTCAGCTCCAAGGGATTAATCATCTTGCTCTCGTCTGCAAAGATATGACCCGCACGATCGATTTCTACTGCAATACTTTAGGTCTACGTCTAATTAAAACAATCCAGATTCCTGAAGGAGGACAACACTTCTTCTTTGACATTGGAAATGGGGATGCACTCGCCTTCTTCTGGTTTCCCCAAGCTCCTGAAAGTGCACCCGGTATCGCATCTGTTAATCCAGCTGCACTGCAAACGGGTGACATCAGAACTGCTCACGGTTCAATGAATCATGTTGCTTTCCGGGTTCAACCTGAAAAACTAGATGAGTACCGAGGTCGGCTCATTGCTAAAGGCATTCAAGCAACACCGGTTCTGCATCACGCGGATGTGCCTTCCGGTTACGTTCCAGAAGCGGATGAGAGTACCTTCATCTCTTCCTTCTACTTTTTTGACCCAGATGGCATTCTTCTAGAGTTTGCGGCAACGGTTCGTGAGCTGGGTGATCCTGAACGGGACCTTAATCAGATGCCGGACACCGCTCAGACATTTTAG